aaggaaacttCAAGGCTGAGAAAAAGCCATGAAATAGAAAACACCAATCTCAACTCACAGACACACAATAACAAATGCATAATTAAACAACTAAATCAGAAAACATAAATGGTcggtttataattttttatgtttaacaTTAAATCCATATCTTTATCAAATCTTACTCTTAGCCCCacaattatttattaattattctGTTTAAGTATGAAGAGTCAAGAGATTGAAAGCTCCAAGAACCAATGCTTCTATTGATtttcacaaataaaataaaataaaaatgaaaaaggccTTGAAAGGGCCCAAACAGCTAAGGGCCAGCTCTACAGTACCCAAGACAAGTCAATAGCCCAACTCTCAGTGTGCGCGAGGCTATGCACTATGGCCTGCCTGCTCTGCAAGCTCCCGCCTTTTCCCAGCTTCGGCATCAGCCCCGGCGCCACCAACTTCACCtgcatacacacacacacacacacacgcatttcatcaaacacttGGCGCACAAAAGCAACACACATTCCAGCACTGTAAATTGACAAAGCCTACGCAACGTTGCTGAGCCTGGCAGGACGATCCGGTACGGGAAGGTCCACGGAAGCGTCGTAGGCGCGAGTGATGGCCCCTCCGAGCCACTGAGCCGCCACCGAGTCGCCAACTCGGGCCTTCTCGAACGGGTCCGCCGTGTTCAAAACTCGGAGCGCCGCTTCCACCAAGCTCTCGTCTCCgctcatgtttttttttctttttcttctgccAAACCCAAACAATTTTTTGTGGCTAGAAACTTTTACCTAAAGAGAAAAGTCCGAATTTGTTGCGTTTAATTCGGGTCGGGTTCGCGGAAAATTTAATTTGCCAAGCAGGACCTGAGGTTGGAGGTAATTGCATTTTGTGACAAGCGTCGTCTGTGACTGTGTCGTTGTCCCTGACTCTGTGGGACTTGAGCTGCAAGGATGAGTCAGCACGCGGGCCCGAGGGCCGAGTCGACTCACCACCGACTCTACGAGTTCGCGAAAGCTGCACTCACCAGGATCTTCGTGCATCCTTACGCTACGGTCTGGTTCTGCCCTAGaaatctctgtctctctcttcacGGGCACAGTTTTGTGTTTGTATAATTGAGTGATGTGGTTTTCAAGGTGTGTGAATTGTATTGCGGTGGAGGAGTTGATGCAGAGAAATGGGACGAAGCTCAAATTGGCCATTACATTGGAATTGGTATGGTTTCGTGTGTTTTCTGTGTATATTTTTGTACAATGGCTGAGTTAAAAATGGTGGTACTTGTTGTTGCAATGGGTAGATGGTTCATCATCTGGAATAAGCCAAAGAAGAGAAGCATGGGAGAGCCAGAGGAAGGCTTATACTGCTGATTTTTTTGAGCTTGACCCTTGCATGGTCAGACTCTCTTTCTTTACTGTTACTGCATTGtttgtctttgttgtttttgcttCCTTTATTTGAAGATTTAGAATCAGGTGGCTTTATTCTAGCATGAATTGGGTGTCTTTGTTGGTGTTACTCTTCGTTGGTGTTCAATTTCGTTATTTGTCTAATAACTGTTCTAGTGGAGGCCTTCAGAGGAATTGGTTTGAATGAAAGGATAACGATTTTGGGACCTGGTGAGATAAGGTATCATTTCTATAGCTTTAAAGCAATTGACCTCATGAGGCATATGGTTGAGCAACTCACTTTGGCGGACAATTTAACCAATGTAACTCCATGAATTCTTTAGCAGTGCCTTTAAGAAGTTTCTATGAAATGTGAAAGTAAAGATTTTGTTGTCGTTTGAAACCCAAAATTGTCACTAGCCAGATACGAAGTGTGCTGacttaaattttgatttctctCCTTTGCTTATGTAGTTACTCTTGATTTCGCACATAGACTGTTTTTCCATAAACTaacaattgaaattttgtCGTAGTTGGTACTGTGCAATTTTGTCGTAGTTGGTACTGTGCAATTTCAGTCACAAGTTTCAACTGTATCTGATGACTGTTGTTCGTTGACATTTATCCAGGACTCAACTGATATGAAATTAGCTCTAGATgagaaatttatatatatgggttgaaaattttggctGCTTTAAGTTGCTTTGGATAATTTTCTGTCTTTTTAGTCCTGCATTATTTGACAGTGGATTGCTTTGATAGGAAGATGTAGAGATACATCTGAAAGATCAGACAAACCCAGCAGATTTAGTTTGCTGCTTGAAGAATTTGCAGGTTTCTAATATATTTCTctaaagattttatttttcttttctttttaatggtCGTGtgcttatttcttttttagttttaatgaTACTTAAGAATTGCATGTTCCGAATCTTAAAAGCATTTTCTCTTGCAGCTGTGTTTTGAAACTGAGGAGAGAGCGAGGAAACTATTGTTTAATGTATCATCCTTATTGAAGCCGGGGggttatttttttggtattacTCCCGACTCATCTACAATATGGTAAGGAATATGCTTGCAAAAGACCtgttgtttaatttgttattttatatcttaaatttatttgtttaaatttgaaCATTTGTTGAATTGTTTTGATATACATGGCCCTCTTATATGTGAAACATCAAAATAGTTCTAATTCAGCCTTGGGGCAGGGAAATAGTTATTGCTAGattatttgacattttgtTTTCATACAGGGCCAAGTACCAGAAGAATGTTGAAGCATACCACAATAGAAGCAGTGGCATGAAACCAAACATTGTTCCCAACTGCATTAGATCAGAGAACTACATGATCACCTTTGAAGTTGAGGACGAGAAGTATGTATAAGTTTGAGATATTAAACATGTATCTCTTAGCTTTTGTTTGCTTGGATGATTTTGGGTGCCCAATCTTTTTCCCGCAATGAATATGCTTCAAACTTTCAGGTTCCCGTTATTTGGAAAGAAATACCAGCTGAAATTTGCTAACGACATCTCTCCCGAAATTCATTGCTTGGTTCATTTCCCGAGCTTCATCAGGTTTAGTTTTGTTTCTGTTATACTTTTGCTTTCAAACTTTGATTCTGGTTGTAGGTTGTATTTCTTAGTGTGGCATACATAGTACTTTCTGGCATTACAagattccttttttttaaagcttcACACATGGAGGTTCCTTATTTTAAGATGGTTTTCTGACTGATACTtcttctttggtttgaaattaattaaccatAATCATGCCTCTTAAGTGAATggatatttgaaaatttaaaatttacgCCAGAATAGGAATGGGGTGTTTGACTATCAAGTGAATATGGGTTTCAACCATAGCACCATTTAACCAACTCCTTTGCTTTGTGGCACACACATGCTCTCTTTGATTGGTTGTCTTTTACTTGTTTAATGCCTTAATGGTGATTTTCAATTGATCTTGATTATCCATTTCTGTGGTAAGTTATTCAGGTTAGCCAGAGAAGCTGGTCTGGAGTATGTGGAGATTCAAAACTTAACAGAATTTTATGATGACAACAGGTTTTGAattcttgttttcttgttttcaagcATGTCTCCAGTGTAtttttcaaggaaaaaaaatttcctgtGAATAAAACCTTAAAACCATAGttattattttctattcattTTGCATAAGTTTGTTTAAACTTATCATGgctgatttttcttctttcctatTTCACTTTTCTCTGTAAGAgcacaatttgcaggcatgatAATGAATTTCGGTCCAAACCTTGTGGATCCTAGAGGAAGGCTTCTTCCTCGATCATATGATGTGTTAGGTAATGCATTTGTTGCCATTTGTTTCTACAATGTTGTCTTTTGCAACTTGCTCTATGTATAGTTTCCCATTTGTTGggcattttccttttgcagGTCTGTATACCACATTTATATTCCAAAAGCCAGACCCTGATGTTGCTCCCCCGCTCACGACACCATTGCTACATGATGTAACTTACATTCAGGATGAGGCaagtattttaaaatttgctAAAAAAAGGTTGAAATTGGGCCTACGAAGCATGACTAGTCTCCTAGTCACTGAAAAATCAACAATTTTAATCCTAATAATCAACTTGTTTTAAGGTAGATTTGATATTAATAGTTATGATGGAAACCTCGTATTGTGGTGCTCTTTAGTGcttttctctttccttctttttataTCTGTGCTTGCTTGGcttgaattttcttatttatatgATTGGACTACTgctctaattttattttttctggttttcttttgataCTGTAGAGAGAGTGGCAAGTGCCAGTGACGACTGTCTGGAGAGATGATGAAAAGAGCGTACCGGTAGAGCCACCTCCTGGCCTGGGCAAGATTAGTGAACAAAAAGGGATTTTGGGTCCTGGCCCGGCTGAGTTGCGTTTTTCTGAGGCACTTTGACCTGGTGGTCGATGGAGGCAAGAATGTGGATGGAAAAGACTGATTTTTAACAAAGTTGTAATAGTAGTGTGGCATGTTGATTAATTTCCTGGGTAGACTCTGTTTTTAGTACTTAGATGATTCTCTTTTTCCTCATGTAATGCAGGCTTTTGAATTTGACAAGACTTTGTATACTAGTAGGTTAAAGCAAATGCAATGATTAATGATTAAAGATTAAATGATTTGAACTTCAACGTTGCTAAATTCCTCTTTTGTTCCCTCCCTCGCTAGAAAAATTTGTATGAAACGGGGATAGCACTACTTTGCTATTCCCAACCAATAACAGACGGTCATGCAGAAAATTATCACGCGTGGTATGTCATGATTGACCGGGGATAGCAAAAGAGTGTTATCCCTATTTTACACAAGTGTTTCTCCATCACCGACAGTAAACTGAGCTTTCAAGTCCTTATTATGTGTTAACTGATTTCATAATTTGGGAGCATAAAAGATTGGGGCTGGTTGGGCTTCTACAAtattataagaagaaaagaaaaactgttATCGTttgaaagaaatttaaataataaaaaaattataaaataaaaaaataaaaaaaataaaaagaaagaaaaatgtagATTTGCACGCCCAGTGGGACTCGAACCCACAATCGCCTGATTAGAAGTCAGACGCCTTATCCATTAGGCCATGGGCGCTTGTTGTTAATCCGTTCACGACAgtaacattttattttaaatttgtgtAGAAATTCACCTTGTCGATTGAGCGGTTAAATATTTGtgtatttttcaacatttttatAAGAATAAATAGATATATAGAGAAGATGACGAGGATGGCCGTTGGTCCACCTCTGCTTGCGTGCTGGTTTTGCATGCTGCTTTGCATGGTGAACCCTTGTTGAGCTGTGGCACAGACAGCTTAGCTCATCCCCTTGTGCTTGCGTACGTACATGATGTCATTTCTGGTTTAGATGAAAGCTCCAATCCAATCCtttcatttaaaaatatttctttttctttttctttttcttttttggttataGTACATaatcaaccaaaaagaaaaggggtctctcactaaaataaattttttattgagtCTATTCATATGACACTTTAATGCTTTATTGGCAGgtttatttaattgaaatgAATAAAGTAAGAAATTGACGAATTTAGGAATATAGAAAGAGTCGTAAGAAATTAGAATTGGATCAActattttctttctacttGATTCAATTTCTGGTTTGATGTTCtttctaaataaaaatttctggTTTGATGTTATTCAATTACAtattttaaagtaaaattgaaatatattttttattcctTATGTATTAACACacgtaaaaaaaaataatcagaaATTGGAATAATTCGCTTTCTTCTTATACATATTCTTTTTAAGTTAAAAAGCCAATAAATAATGGATAcaaatttattaataaaatttgaacaatTCAACTTAAAATCACTCGATAATCGACGAAGAAGTTGAACATGACAATGGATAACACCCACAGGTCTCAACAATCACTAATTCCATGTATATACAAGTAGAGTAGAGTTTTTCGCATACACACTACAAgaatattataaattaaatttgagaCCATTAATCCACATGCCAATgacattttccattgaagtAGAGCCCAAAAGATGTCAAATATAGGTGGGCTACAAATCTGATAAAACTATGCTCCACTGTCCTTTGATTAAGCCATTAAGCATTTGATTCACAAGGAGACGAAGTGTCAAATGCCAAAACTCCGGCTAACGGAGCGCGTGGGGCAAAGAGTCTAACAAAGCTGCAAAAGCCGTTCAAGGAAAGAAGAATTGTGTCCTACACA
The Prunus dulcis chromosome 2, ALMONDv2, whole genome shotgun sequence DNA segment above includes these coding regions:
- the LOC117617691 gene encoding mRNA cap guanine-N7 methyltransferase 2 isoform X3 translates to MSQHAGPRAESTHHRLYEFAKAALTRIFVHPYATVCELYCGGGVDAEKWDEAQIGHYIGIDGSSSGISQRREAWESQRKAYTADFFELDPCMEDVEIHLKDQTNPADLVCCLKNLQLCFETEERARKLLFNVSSLLKPGGYFFGITPDSSTIWAKYQKNVEAYHNRSSGMKPNIVPNCIRSENYMITFEVEDEKFPLFGKKYQLKFANDISPEIHCLVHFPSFIRLAREAGLEYVEIQNLTEFYDDNRHDNEFRSKPCGS
- the LOC117617691 gene encoding mRNA cap guanine-N7 methyltransferase 2 isoform X1 encodes the protein MSQHAGPRAESTHHRLYEFAKAALTRIFVHPYATVCELYCGGGVDAEKWDEAQIGHYIGIDGSSSGISQRREAWESQRKAYTADFFELDPCMEDVEIHLKDQTNPADLVCCLKNLQLCFETEERARKLLFNVSSLLKPGGYFFGITPDSSTIWAKYQKNVEAYHNRSSGMKPNIVPNCIRSENYMITFEVEDEKFPLFGKKYQLKFANDISPEIHCLVHFPSFIRLAREAGLEYVEIQNLTEFYDDNRAQFAGMIMNFGPNLVDPRGRLLPRSYDVLGLYTTFIFQKPDPDVAPPLTTPLLHDVTYIQDEREWQVPVTTVWRDDEKSVPVEPPPGLGKISEQKGILGPGPAELRFSEAL
- the LOC117617691 gene encoding mRNA cap guanine-N7 methyltransferase 2 isoform X2, whose amino-acid sequence is MSQHAGPRAESTHHRLYEFAKAALTRIFVHPYATVCELYCGGGVDAEKWDEAQIGHYIGIDGSSSGISQRREAWESQRKAYTADFFELDPCMLCFETEERARKLLFNVSSLLKPGGYFFGITPDSSTIWAKYQKNVEAYHNRSSGMKPNIVPNCIRSENYMITFEVEDEKFPLFGKKYQLKFANDISPEIHCLVHFPSFIRLAREAGLEYVEIQNLTEFYDDNRAQFAGMIMNFGPNLVDPRGRLLPRSYDVLGLYTTFIFQKPDPDVAPPLTTPLLHDVTYIQDEREWQVPVTTVWRDDEKSVPVEPPPGLGKISEQKGILGPGPAELRFSEAL